A region from the Anaerobacillus sp. CMMVII genome encodes:
- a CDS encoding ABC transporter ATP-binding protein, with amino-acid sequence MSKKVLLEVKNLKQYFPIKGGIFGRTVNHVKAVDDVSFEVYEGETVSIVGESGCGKSTTGRAILRLDEPTSGEINFQGEDLLALNKAQMRRKRKDLQIIFQDPYASLNPRQTVSQILEEALEIQKVVPPKERRQKIVNLLETVGIGSHQIDRHPHEFSGGQRQRVGIARALSVDPKLIICDEAVSALDVSIQAQVLNLLKDLQRKFALTYLFISHDLGVVRHISDRIIVMYLGKIVEVADKQSLFENPQHPYTKALLSAIPSTNIFEKKERIILKGDVPSPINPPSGCRFHTRCPFAFDRCSTEEPQLHSLPGKVHQAACHLIEDGPVDFSQIPSNY; translated from the coding sequence ATGAGTAAAAAAGTCTTGTTAGAAGTTAAAAATTTAAAACAATACTTCCCAATTAAAGGTGGTATTTTCGGTAGAACTGTAAATCATGTTAAAGCAGTGGATGACGTGAGCTTTGAAGTTTATGAGGGTGAAACTGTAAGTATCGTTGGAGAATCTGGTTGCGGAAAATCTACGACAGGTAGAGCGATTCTCCGCCTTGATGAGCCTACTTCTGGAGAAATAAATTTCCAAGGTGAGGACTTACTCGCTTTAAATAAAGCTCAAATGAGAAGAAAACGTAAAGATTTACAAATTATCTTTCAAGACCCTTATGCTTCCCTAAATCCAAGACAAACGGTTAGTCAGATTCTAGAGGAAGCGCTAGAGATACAAAAGGTTGTTCCACCGAAAGAAAGACGACAAAAAATTGTAAACTTACTAGAGACCGTTGGAATTGGTTCACACCAGATTGACCGTCATCCTCATGAGTTTAGTGGTGGACAAAGACAACGTGTTGGGATTGCACGTGCTCTATCAGTTGACCCTAAATTAATCATTTGTGATGAGGCAGTATCTGCTTTGGATGTATCGATTCAGGCGCAGGTATTAAATCTATTGAAGGATCTCCAACGTAAATTCGCATTAACCTATTTATTTATATCCCATGACCTTGGGGTTGTCCGTCATATCTCTGATCGGATTATCGTTATGTATCTAGGGAAAATTGTTGAAGTTGCAGATAAACAGTCGCTGTTTGAAAATCCCCAGCACCCCTATACAAAAGCGTTATTATCAGCGATCCCAAGTACGAATATCTTTGAGAAAAAAGAGCGAATTATCCTAAAAGGTGATGTACCATCACCAATTAATCCGCCATCTGGCTGTCGTTTCCATACACGTTGTCCATTTGCTTTTGATCGATGTTCAACAGAAGAGCCACAGCTACATTCGCTACCTGGAAAGGTTCATCAAGCAGCTTGCCATTTAATTGAAGATGGCCCAGTTGATTTTTCTCAAATTCCATCGAACTACTAA
- a CDS encoding ABC transporter ATP-binding protein — MTLSNEKILEVKDLRTSFFTDEGEVKAVDGVDFSIEKGKTIGIVGESGSGKSITSLSILRLLQEPAGKIVGGEIIFKGEDLIKKSKKQMMDIRGNSISMIFQEPMTSLNPTLTCGEQIAESVRIHQKLNRKDAWNKAVDMLSLVGIPSPDKRAKQYPFELSGGMRQRVMIAIALACNPELLIADEPTTALDVTIQAQILDLIKKLQDELGTSLMMITHDLGVVAEMCDKVAVMYCGKVVEYADKKTLFTSPKHPYTVGLLNSVPRHDQDYEGDLAVINGSVPSPFNLPKGCRFAPRCEHARDICLSELPELETAADGDQVRCWIYTDKWDTSKEVAADHE, encoded by the coding sequence ATGACATTATCAAATGAAAAAATATTAGAAGTTAAAGATTTACGAACATCTTTCTTCACTGATGAAGGAGAGGTAAAAGCAGTTGATGGCGTAGATTTTTCAATAGAAAAAGGGAAAACGATTGGGATTGTAGGAGAATCTGGATCAGGTAAAAGTATTACGTCCCTTTCTATTCTCCGTCTTTTACAAGAACCTGCTGGAAAAATTGTTGGTGGAGAAATTATCTTTAAAGGTGAAGATTTAATAAAAAAGTCCAAAAAGCAAATGATGGATATCCGTGGAAACTCAATTTCAATGATTTTCCAAGAACCGATGACGTCGTTAAATCCAACATTAACTTGTGGAGAGCAAATTGCTGAGTCCGTTCGAATTCATCAAAAGTTAAATCGAAAAGATGCATGGAACAAAGCTGTCGACATGCTGAGCTTAGTAGGAATTCCTTCTCCGGATAAACGTGCAAAGCAATATCCGTTTGAACTCTCTGGCGGAATGCGTCAGCGTGTTATGATTGCGATTGCCTTAGCGTGTAATCCCGAGCTATTGATTGCCGATGAGCCTACAACCGCTTTAGATGTAACAATTCAAGCGCAAATTCTTGATCTTATCAAAAAGCTCCAAGATGAGCTTGGAACTTCATTAATGATGATTACTCACGATCTTGGAGTAGTTGCCGAAATGTGTGATAAAGTTGCTGTAATGTATTGCGGGAAAGTTGTTGAATATGCAGATAAAAAGACGCTTTTTACAAGTCCAAAACACCCGTATACTGTTGGGCTGTTAAATTCTGTTCCAAGACATGATCAAGACTACGAAGGTGACTTAGCTGTCATAAATGGATCTGTACCTAGTCCATTTAATTTACCTAAAGGCTGTCGGTTTGCTCCACGTTGTGAGCACGCTAGAGATATCTGTCTATCCGAATTGCCAGAGTTAGAAACTGCTGCTGATGGTGACCAAGTTCGTTGTTGGATCTATACAGATAAGTGGGATACAAGCAAGGAGGTTGCAGCTGACCATGAGTAA